The following proteins are co-located in the Leptodactylus fuscus isolate aLepFus1 chromosome 8, aLepFus1.hap2, whole genome shotgun sequence genome:
- the RPRM gene encoding protein reprimo, with protein sequence MINGFFSLNSFLQFQQRDHLFDFSLLHNNFGTMNQTDAVALLTNSSNALGNLLGCCTQASVVTDDGFVEPAVDEKNLFIMRVVQIAVMCVLSLTVVFGIFFLGCNLLIKSEGMINFLVKDRRPSKEVEAVIVGPY encoded by the coding sequence ATGATTAATGGGTTCTTTTCTCTGAATTCTTTCCTCCAGTTTCAGCAGCGGGACCACCTGTTTGACTTTTCGTTGCTGCACAATAACTTTGGGACCATGAATCAGACAGACGCGGTGGCTTTGCTCACCAACAGTAGCAACGCGTTGGGTAACCTACTGGGATGTTGCACCCAAGCTTCGGTGGTAACAGACGATGGCTTTGTGGAGCCAGCTGTGGACGAAAAGAACTTATTTATTATGAGGGTGGTCCAGATCGCCGTCATGTGCGTCCTCTCCCTCACCGTGGTCTTCGGGATCTTCTTCTTAGGATGCAATCTTCTCATCAAGTCGGAAGGGATGATAAACTTTTTGGTCAAAGACCGAAGACCATCCAAAGAAGTTGAAGCAGTCATCGTCGGTCCTTACTGA